The following nucleotide sequence is from Gordonia jinghuaiqii.
CGAGCACGGACTGGCCGACCTCCGTGGGCTCTCGCCACGACGCCGGGCACCGCTCATCATCGACAAGTGCGCGCACCCGGACTTCCGTCCGCTGCTCCACGACTACTTCGCGCGGGCGGAGGCCCAGCCCGGCGCCGGCCAGACCCCGCACATCCTCGGCGAGGCCTTCGGTTTCCATCAGCGCTACCTGGAGACCGGCTCCATGCGCTGACGGCAACGACGACGCGGGTCCCCGCGGGACGACGACGCGGGTCCCCCGCGGGACGATGCGGCTTGCCCACGGCAGTCACCGGGGGTCGGTGTCCGCGCGATCGCTGTCCGTCGGCTCGGCGTGACCGTTGTCGCGCGGATTGTCGAAGAACACGTCGATTTCCTGAAAACCCTTGTTGCGCTGCGCGCGAACCTGAGCCGAATACGCCGCCTCGTCGCCCCTCGTGAGGCTGACGTTGTCGGTGAACGGGGTGAGCAGCGACCGCGGGTAGAGGTGGTCGACGCGAACGGCGTTGGCCTCCAGACACACCACGATCACGATGGCCGACACATAGAGGAACGCCAGCAGACCCAGCACGATCGCGAAGACTCCGTTGGTCGCGTCGGTGTTGCCGATGATGTGCTGGACGTACACCGCCCCGAAGGTCTGGATCACCTGCCAGCACACCGCCGCCGCCGCGGCGCCGGGCAACACATCACGGACCGAGACGTCACGGGCGGTGCCGATGCGGAACGCGATCGTGAACACCCCGGTGCTCAGGATCACCGATCCGATGACGGTGACCCAGCGGCCGAGGAGACCCAGTTCGAAGGCCGCCGAGACGCCGTTGACCACGGTCAGTCCGATGATCGCGAACCCGATCGTCGACAACAGCAGCAGGCCTCGCAGTCGCGCGAAGATCGGATCCGGACGTTCGTTGCGGGGCACCGCCCAGATCGTGTTCATCGCGTTCTGGGCGGCCACGGCGACTCCCAGCCCGCCGTAGAGCGAGACCACGACGCCGATGACGATCGCCGGAACACCGCCGCTGAGTTTTTCCGGCTCCTCGAGCTGACCGCCGATGACCGGGATCTGACTCATCGCCGAGTCCAGGATGCGCTGTTGCAGATCGGGATTGTCGGCCAGCACGATGCCGAGGATCGTGGCGAACAGCAGGAGCAGCGGGAACAGCGAGATGAACGCGTAGTAGGCGCACAGAGCGGCCAGGTAGGCGCCCTGATCGTCGACGAACTTGTAGATGACGGCCAGGGGAAAGCCGGTCGCCGGATGGCGTCGTTGGAAGTTGTCGACGCGTTCGGACAGCGACACCCACTCACCCTTTTCGTCGA
It contains:
- a CDS encoding YihY/virulence factor BrkB family protein; translation: MSLSERVDNFQRRHPATGFPLAVIYKFVDDQGAYLAALCAYYAFISLFPLLLLFATILGIVLADNPDLQQRILDSAMSQIPVIGGQLEEPEKLSGGVPAIVIGVVVSLYGGLGVAVAAQNAMNTIWAVPRNERPDPIFARLRGLLLLSTIGFAIIGLTVVNGVSAAFELGLLGRWVTVIGSVILSTGVFTIAFRIGTARDVSVRDVLPGAAAAAVCWQVIQTFGAVYVQHIIGNTDATNGVFAIVLGLLAFLYVSAIVIVVCLEANAVRVDHLYPRSLLTPFTDNVSLTRGDEAAYSAQVRAQRNKGFQEIDVFFDNPRDNGHAEPTDSDRADTDPR